The Chitinivorax tropicus genome includes a window with the following:
- a CDS encoding phage tail sheath C-terminal domain-containing protein has protein sequence MLRELPIELGAPGLYSLPPEPIRRLTGQRMDVCAFVGVAPRGPCRVPCVDQTAALANDWSMCDPARPRQRSVAQAVESFDEYRRAYGGFEGPGLLPYAVASFFEQGGRRAYIVRIVHDDGALADPYTATAHGRLAGVMGVRHLHARSEGQWGNLLQAQLSFQTRPVQGSVLSTSELRLNPAEQIEPGSLLRLRLANGQRELRFVADMVWRGDPTRPRRHRVVRLELPASDTIMRAELVEASLAVQDGVGGSELFQQLGLHVDHPRWLATVLCQRSTLLWPDIAWAGARLTPQDAWLRTIEPVMPQFSGGQDRFPDIVHADFFDTHWSPTAEGWFSGVHCVATWPDITQLVVPDLYQPQPLPPVTSLFEPSLAGPVFADCVAPPPLPVSETNTIGLPGLALSPTLSGNLDRIIALQTELLDFVTQTQDHIVLLDVPPGLTTHALLAWRSHFDTPYAAAYHPWLTVARSDDARDGLVAIPPSAVAAGVIADRETRLGVPAGPANEIAAEVVQVAVTVAPREHDRLHPLGINIYQQERDGVRLTAARTLSLDLQWRQLSVRRLVLMLRRTLYREMQWAVFEPNTPALRRQLRWMIESYLGRLFRLGAFKGATEQEAFFVRCDDSLNPPYRIDNGQLVCEVGVAPAEPIEFIVLRILREGDGTLLLEER, from the coding sequence ATGCTACGCGAACTGCCCATTGAGCTGGGGGCACCTGGGCTGTATAGCCTTCCCCCCGAGCCGATCCGTCGCCTGACCGGTCAGCGCATGGATGTCTGCGCCTTTGTTGGCGTGGCACCGCGCGGGCCGTGTCGGGTGCCTTGTGTGGATCAGACGGCGGCCTTGGCCAATGATTGGTCGATGTGCGACCCGGCCCGCCCTCGTCAGCGCAGTGTGGCGCAGGCCGTGGAAAGCTTTGATGAATATCGGCGTGCATATGGTGGGTTTGAAGGCCCTGGTCTCCTGCCATATGCTGTGGCGAGCTTTTTCGAGCAGGGTGGACGCCGAGCGTACATCGTGCGCATCGTGCATGATGATGGTGCACTGGCTGATCCCTACACCGCCACGGCGCATGGTCGCTTGGCCGGGGTGATGGGTGTCAGGCATCTGCATGCGCGTAGTGAGGGGCAGTGGGGTAACCTGCTGCAGGCACAGCTGAGCTTTCAGACTCGACCCGTGCAGGGCAGCGTGCTATCGACCAGCGAGCTGCGACTGAACCCCGCAGAGCAGATCGAGCCCGGTAGCCTGCTCCGGTTACGGCTGGCTAATGGCCAACGCGAATTGCGCTTTGTAGCGGACATGGTGTGGCGTGGTGACCCGACTCGACCTCGGCGCCACCGGGTGGTCAGGCTGGAGCTACCTGCCAGCGATACGATCATGCGGGCGGAATTGGTCGAGGCCAGTCTGGCTGTGCAGGATGGGGTCGGTGGCAGCGAGCTGTTCCAGCAGTTGGGGCTGCATGTTGATCACCCGCGCTGGCTGGCGACTGTGCTCTGTCAACGGTCCACCTTGCTATGGCCGGACATTGCCTGGGCCGGGGCGCGGCTCACTCCGCAAGATGCCTGGCTGCGCACCATCGAGCCAGTCATGCCACAGTTTTCCGGTGGGCAGGATCGTTTCCCCGATATCGTCCATGCCGACTTTTTTGACACTCATTGGTCACCCACCGCTGAGGGGTGGTTCAGCGGCGTGCACTGCGTAGCCACCTGGCCAGATATCACCCAACTGGTGGTGCCCGACCTGTACCAGCCCCAGCCTTTGCCGCCGGTCACCAGTCTGTTCGAGCCCTCGCTGGCCGGGCCGGTATTTGCTGATTGTGTGGCCCCACCCCCCTTGCCGGTCAGTGAGACCAACACCATCGGCCTGCCCGGGCTGGCCCTGTCGCCCACGCTGTCTGGCAATCTCGACCGGATCATCGCGCTACAGACCGAGCTGCTCGATTTTGTCACGCAGACACAAGATCACATCGTGCTGCTGGATGTGCCCCCCGGCCTGACTACCCATGCCTTGCTGGCATGGCGTAGCCACTTTGACACGCCTTATGCCGCAGCCTATCACCCCTGGCTGACCGTGGCGCGCAGCGACGACGCCCGTGACGGATTGGTAGCCATTCCACCCAGCGCAGTGGCCGCTGGGGTGATTGCCGACCGAGAGACCAGGCTGGGTGTGCCGGCAGGGCCGGCCAACGAGATCGCCGCCGAGGTGGTGCAGGTGGCGGTGACAGTTGCCCCGCGTGAACACGACCGGCTGCACCCGCTGGGTATCAACATCTATCAACAAGAACGCGATGGCGTCAGGCTGACCGCAGCGCGCACCCTGTCGCTCGATCTGCAATGGCGACAATTGTCGGTGCGGCGGCTGGTGTTGATGCTCCGGCGCACCTTGTACCGTGAAATGCAATGGGCGGTATTCGAGCCCAATACACCGGCGCTGCGCCGCCAGCTCCGGTGGATGATCGAGAGCTATCTGGGGCGGCTGTTTCGATTAGGCGCTTTCAAAGGCGCGACCGAGCAGGAGGCGTTTTTTGTGCGCTGTGATGACAGCCTGAACCCACCCTATCGTATCGACAACGGACAGCTGGTCTGCGAGGTGGGCGTGGCCCCGGCAGAGCCGATTGAATTCATCGTGCTTCGCATTCTGCGTGAGGGCGATGGCACCTTGCTGCTGGAGGAACGCTGA
- a CDS encoding phage tail protein yields MADLFMRSFRFQVTLRKSPEAVAGEAGTASDPNQGSEPPAGGAALGNGAFQEVSGLEVTMDVADYLEGGRNDGLIRRAGRARYVPIVLKRGMFYAADDDGNASQLNKDLWQWLQSVVSGQRPIPRYDGLIEVMGKHNDDIVATWAFTRGLPTRIKGPELNGKTGEIAIEELQIAHEGLRLL; encoded by the coding sequence ATGGCCGATCTGTTCATGCGGTCATTCCGCTTTCAGGTCACTTTGCGCAAAAGCCCAGAGGCAGTGGCTGGCGAGGCGGGCACGGCCAGCGACCCCAATCAAGGCAGCGAGCCGCCAGCCGGTGGTGCGGCGCTCGGCAATGGCGCATTTCAAGAGGTCAGCGGCTTGGAAGTGACCATGGACGTGGCGGATTACCTGGAAGGTGGCCGCAACGATGGCTTGATCAGGCGGGCGGGCCGTGCCCGCTATGTGCCGATCGTGCTCAAGCGTGGCATGTTTTATGCGGCTGACGACGATGGTAATGCCAGCCAGCTGAACAAGGATTTATGGCAATGGCTACAGAGCGTGGTCAGCGGGCAGCGCCCGATCCCACGCTATGACGGGCTGATCGAGGTGATGGGCAAGCATAACGATGACATCGTCGCCACTTGGGCTTTCACCCGTGGCCTGCCCACCCGCATCAAAGGCCCGGAGCTGAATGGCAAGACAGGCGAGATTGCGATCGAAGAATTGCAGATCGCGCATGAGGGCTTGCGGTTGTTGTAG
- a CDS encoding N-acetylmuramoyl-L-alanine amidase, with translation MKIAIDPGHGMSNKQPGVYDPGAMHRENGFSYQEADIALRYGLSLRDVIRARGHQVFMTRDDATDHMPVGKRAAAAKAAGCQTLVSLHLNDAEVDTAHGLEVLYRDDKVLAEKLQARLVQVTGLRDRGAKPRPDLAVLKFAGLAVLVELGFIANDGDRNTLLDPAMREKICEAIADIVLS, from the coding sequence ATGAAAATCGCGATTGATCCAGGGCATGGCATGAGTAACAAGCAGCCTGGGGTATACGACCCAGGGGCGATGCATCGTGAGAATGGTTTCAGCTATCAGGAGGCGGACATCGCGCTGCGTTATGGCTTGAGTCTGCGTGATGTCATCCGGGCGCGGGGGCATCAGGTGTTCATGACGCGGGATGATGCCACCGACCACATGCCGGTGGGCAAGCGTGCGGCGGCGGCCAAGGCGGCAGGCTGCCAGACCTTGGTGTCGTTGCATCTCAACGATGCGGAGGTGGATACCGCACATGGGCTGGAAGTGCTCTACCGCGATGACAAGGTGCTGGCAGAGAAACTACAGGCCAGATTGGTGCAAGTGACGGGACTACGTGATCGCGGCGCCAAACCACGTCCCGATCTGGCAGTGTTGAAATTTGCTGGATTGGCGGTATTGGTGGAATTGGGCTTCATCGCCAATGACGGCGATCGGAACACACTGCTCGACCCGGCCATGCGGGAGAAAATCTGTGAAGCCATCGCAGATATCGTGCTGTCCTGA
- a CDS encoding phage late control D family protein: MPDDLLFTATPTFTLDGQRQPSLARDLVRLEVDEDIWGMKRLMARFSAWGQQPGGGGKEVELYWDGQTVDFGKSMAVSIGSPSQARTIFKGLITALQADYREGSEPQIVVFAEDALLKLRLKHRFKTWENVSDADMARQIASEHGLSAAADAAGPTYQVVQQWNQSDLAFLRERARLIGAELWLEDDTLHFAQRDQRAGTELTLVNGNHLIKLEIRADLANQRGETHVAGYDLQARDQIDESASDNALAGETQGGRSGPALLKQAIGSFDSFRNRELPLTSSEAADWAKAACKRRARQFVVARGLTRGSPDLAVGSRLTLDRIAKPFAGAGYIATRVLHSYDLIDGHRTVFEAERPMVNSP; this comes from the coding sequence ATGCCAGACGACCTACTGTTCACCGCCACGCCCACCTTCACACTCGATGGCCAGCGTCAACCTTCGTTGGCGCGGGATCTGGTCCGGTTGGAGGTGGATGAAGACATCTGGGGCATGAAACGGCTGATGGCGCGCTTCAGTGCCTGGGGGCAGCAGCCCGGTGGCGGTGGGAAAGAGGTGGAGCTGTACTGGGATGGTCAGACGGTGGATTTCGGCAAGTCGATGGCAGTCTCCATCGGCTCGCCCAGCCAAGCCCGGACGATCTTCAAGGGGCTGATCACTGCGCTGCAGGCTGATTATCGTGAAGGCAGCGAGCCGCAGATCGTGGTGTTCGCGGAAGATGCGCTGCTGAAGCTGCGCCTGAAACACCGCTTCAAAACCTGGGAAAACGTCAGCGATGCCGACATGGCACGGCAGATCGCCAGCGAACATGGTCTGAGTGCCGCTGCGGATGCCGCTGGGCCGACCTACCAGGTCGTGCAGCAGTGGAATCAGAGCGACCTGGCCTTTCTGCGGGAACGTGCGCGCCTGATCGGCGCTGAGCTGTGGCTGGAGGACGATACCCTGCATTTCGCACAACGTGATCAGCGTGCAGGCACCGAGCTGACGCTGGTGAATGGCAATCACTTGATCAAACTGGAGATCCGTGCCGATCTGGCGAATCAGCGCGGCGAAACCCATGTGGCCGGATACGACCTACAGGCGCGGGATCAGATCGATGAATCGGCCAGCGACAACGCGCTGGCTGGCGAAACCCAGGGTGGACGAAGCGGCCCGGCCCTGTTGAAGCAGGCCATCGGCAGCTTTGACAGCTTCCGTAATCGCGAGCTGCCCTTGACCAGCAGCGAAGCAGCTGATTGGGCCAAGGCTGCATGCAAGCGACGGGCGCGGCAGTTTGTGGTAGCGCGGGGCCTGACCCGTGGCTCGCCGGATCTGGCGGTGGGCAGTCGCCTGACGCTCGATCGGATCGCCAAGCCTTTTGCCGGGGCGGGTTATATCGCCACCCGAGTGCTGCACAGCTATGACCTGATCGATGGACACCGCACGGTTTTCGAGGCGGAGCGCCCAATGGTGAACAGCCCATGA
- a CDS encoding phage baseplate assembly protein V, with protein sequence MTRPDDFDGGMASKRLFGLYPAIVKDIVDPDSLGRIQVSFPWLGDEGASVTAWARLVTLYADDDQGWEILPAVDTEVIVAFEAGALERPYIVGAVWNGRESLPEPPAAPNNKRLLKTRAGSLLEFDDTDGAAKVTISMQSGHKLVLDDAQQQVTLHHSNGAEIVINAAGQVKITANSTVEVNASAVNIHAPMTKCDGVVKCETLITQAVISPSYTPGAGNIW encoded by the coding sequence ATGACACGACCGGACGACTTTGATGGTGGCATGGCCAGCAAACGGCTGTTTGGGCTGTATCCGGCCATTGTGAAAGACATCGTGGACCCGGACAGCCTGGGCCGCATCCAGGTGAGCTTCCCATGGCTGGGCGACGAAGGCGCATCGGTCACGGCCTGGGCGCGGTTGGTGACATTGTATGCCGACGATGATCAGGGCTGGGAGATCCTGCCTGCGGTCGATACCGAGGTCATTGTTGCTTTTGAAGCGGGTGCGCTGGAACGGCCCTACATCGTCGGGGCGGTGTGGAATGGCCGGGAGTCTTTGCCGGAGCCCCCGGCGGCCCCGAACAACAAACGGCTGTTGAAGACCCGTGCCGGCAGCCTGCTGGAATTCGATGATACCGATGGTGCGGCCAAGGTCACCATATCGATGCAGAGCGGCCACAAGCTGGTGCTGGATGACGCCCAGCAGCAGGTGACCTTGCATCACAGCAACGGCGCCGAGATTGTCATCAATGCCGCTGGACAGGTGAAGATCACCGCCAATTCGACCGTGGAGGTGAACGCCAGCGCGGTCAATATCCATGCCCCGATGACCAAGTGCGATGGCGTGGTGAAATGCGAAACGCTGATCACCCAAGCGGTGATCTCGCCAAGCTATACACCGGGCGCGGGGAATATCTGGTGA
- a CDS encoding GPW/gp25 family protein, with protein sequence MTRSATLGQGIGLPWQPDGNGRLPVVAGPEKVRQSMAIILDTEPGERVMLPTFGCGLRRFLMQPNTTSTRALMQREIELALRTWEPRIAVDRVEVLPGDEPALVMIRIAYTHLRDGRPDNLVYPFYLEGTQ encoded by the coding sequence ATGACACGCAGTGCGACATTGGGGCAAGGCATTGGACTGCCCTGGCAACCCGATGGCAATGGCCGCCTGCCCGTGGTGGCGGGCCCGGAAAAGGTAAGGCAGTCGATGGCGATCATTCTGGACACCGAGCCGGGCGAGCGGGTGATGTTGCCCACGTTTGGTTGTGGGTTGCGGCGGTTCCTGATGCAACCCAACACCACCTCGACCCGTGCGCTGATGCAACGCGAGATCGAGTTGGCATTGCGCACCTGGGAGCCCCGGATCGCGGTGGATCGTGTGGAAGTGTTGCCTGGCGATGAGCCTGCGCTGGTGATGATCCGTATCGCCTACACCCATCTGCGGGATGGCCGACCGGACAATCTGGTCTACCCGTTTTATCTGGAGGGTACGCAGTAG
- a CDS encoding putative baseplate assembly protein — MPLPSPILDDRSYAQLAAELKARIPVYNPAWTDHNESDPGITLLELFAFQSENLLFRFNQIPEASYLEYLKLLQIPLLPAQPGRALLSFTADKAAGVSIPRKTITRAGKVEFQTLTETHAWPLSCIAVSRARTDAPTADDESEVHAFVLRTIDALPDELAEQPRVYYSPLLLDPAKLAEPVDFSSAVDGMIWIALLAEDGFDLTAWQKADAQPLLNLGFEPSLPVGGIQTIDPCLGITGLPSPPQLSWQISTAKPLKNSQPQYVNLKVEGDSTRGLTQGGTVRLALPTDKDAIGLPIVDLDLAGAGDFPPLLDDEQQAKVIAWVRVFRRDGSRFGRYRLITVNASEAEQARVADAQYLGDGNGQPGQQYPLSHRPVLPDDAYDQLVVEVEEGGRVGGQWIRYSRVDDFFGSYRESRHVMLDPEAGLLRFGDGLRGRIPQWGERIRVRGYRYGGGVQGNVAAGAISKVDLPGVKVGNLLPAAGGADAEGVEAALARIPGELRRRDRAVTADDFKELARQTPGAQLGRAECLPRFHPQAPEAEAAGVVSVVVWPQHDPDHPNAPMPDAALLRAVCQWLDQRRLVTTELYVLPPTYRKVAVSVAVKVKAGYGIEAVRKWVELVLRQYLAPLPPYGPTGEGWPLGRRVYGPELEAAALQVEGVEFLEGLSVAGWDGSGWINGTVTLTKWEVPELAAITVVDGLPLPAPGEGINPVPPAGVVLPIPVLREEC; from the coding sequence ATGCCCCTACCCAGCCCGATACTCGACGACCGCAGCTATGCGCAGCTCGCTGCTGAGCTGAAAGCCCGCATCCCTGTCTATAACCCGGCCTGGACGGATCACAACGAGAGCGACCCTGGCATCACGTTGCTGGAGCTGTTCGCCTTCCAGTCGGAAAACCTGCTGTTCCGTTTCAACCAGATCCCTGAAGCCAGCTACCTCGAATACCTGAAACTGCTGCAGATCCCCCTGTTGCCCGCGCAGCCTGGCCGTGCGCTGTTGAGCTTCACTGCCGACAAGGCGGCAGGTGTCAGCATCCCGCGCAAGACCATTACCCGAGCTGGCAAGGTCGAGTTCCAGACGTTGACGGAAACCCACGCCTGGCCACTTTCCTGTATTGCGGTGTCGCGGGCGCGTACCGATGCCCCCACTGCCGATGACGAAAGTGAAGTGCATGCCTTTGTGCTGCGCACCATCGACGCCTTGCCGGATGAGCTGGCCGAACAGCCAAGGGTGTATTACAGCCCGCTGCTGCTCGACCCCGCCAAGCTGGCGGAGCCGGTCGATTTCAGCAGTGCGGTGGATGGCATGATCTGGATCGCCTTGCTGGCCGAAGATGGTTTTGACCTGACAGCATGGCAGAAGGCCGATGCGCAACCATTGTTGAACCTGGGTTTCGAGCCCAGCCTGCCGGTCGGTGGCATTCAGACCATCGACCCCTGCCTGGGGATCACCGGCCTGCCCAGCCCACCACAGTTGAGTTGGCAGATCTCGACAGCCAAGCCCCTGAAAAACAGTCAACCGCAATACGTCAATCTGAAGGTGGAAGGCGATAGCACCCGTGGTCTGACCCAAGGTGGCACCGTCCGGTTGGCGCTGCCCACCGACAAGGACGCCATCGGCCTGCCCATAGTCGATCTGGATCTGGCTGGCGCGGGTGATTTTCCGCCGCTGTTGGATGATGAACAGCAAGCCAAGGTGATTGCCTGGGTTCGGGTGTTCCGTCGTGATGGCAGCCGCTTTGGCCGGTATCGGCTGATCACAGTCAATGCCAGCGAGGCCGAACAGGCACGGGTGGCCGATGCGCAATACCTGGGGGATGGCAATGGGCAGCCAGGGCAGCAGTATCCGCTCTCACATCGGCCCGTGTTGCCCGATGATGCCTATGACCAGCTGGTGGTCGAGGTGGAAGAAGGTGGCCGGGTTGGCGGGCAATGGATTCGCTACAGCCGGGTGGATGATTTCTTCGGCAGCTATCGGGAATCACGCCATGTGATGCTCGACCCGGAAGCGGGGCTGCTGCGTTTCGGGGATGGCCTGCGGGGCCGCATCCCGCAATGGGGTGAGCGTATCCGCGTGCGGGGTTACCGTTATGGCGGCGGTGTGCAGGGTAATGTGGCAGCCGGTGCCATCAGTAAGGTCGATCTGCCGGGTGTCAAGGTCGGCAATCTGCTGCCTGCCGCCGGTGGCGCCGATGCGGAGGGGGTGGAAGCGGCATTGGCGCGTATCCCCGGCGAGTTACGGCGGCGAGATCGGGCCGTGACCGCTGATGATTTCAAGGAGTTGGCCCGCCAGACACCTGGTGCTCAGCTGGGCCGCGCCGAGTGCTTGCCGCGCTTCCACCCACAAGCGCCGGAGGCAGAGGCCGCTGGCGTGGTCAGCGTGGTGGTGTGGCCGCAGCATGACCCCGATCACCCCAATGCCCCGATGCCGGATGCCGCGCTGTTGCGGGCGGTGTGCCAGTGGCTGGATCAGCGGCGGTTGGTGACGACTGAGTTATATGTATTGCCTCCTACCTATCGCAAAGTGGCGGTGTCCGTGGCGGTGAAGGTGAAGGCCGGTTATGGCATCGAGGCGGTGCGCAAATGGGTGGAATTGGTGTTGCGTCAATACCTGGCGCCATTGCCACCCTATGGCCCTACCGGTGAGGGCTGGCCGCTGGGGCGGCGGGTGTATGGCCCTGAGCTGGAGGCCGCTGCTTTGCAGGTCGAGGGGGTGGAGTTCCTGGAAGGGCTCAGCGTGGCTGGGTGGGACGGCAGTGGTTGGATCAATGGCACGGTGACGCTTACCAAGTGGGAAGTCCCCGAGCTGGCTGCCATCACTGTGGTGGATGGTTTGCCGCTACCCGCGCCTGGTGAGGGGATCAATCCAGTGCCGCCAGCAGGTGTGGTGCTGCCGATCCCCGTTCTGCGTGAGGAGTGCTGA
- a CDS encoding phage tail protein: protein MAARTYPEADFAMITGAATWLRCSFQQAALIDGIVQLGWSGDATPGEPGAISDPQGAGLAFDRHCRLFHSLPAAQRVERVLWGAFDPLHPQRVLPTAEVLGSVSPHQHGDFAPRTPLLPGFTPRALACDERDHLFVLDTAGQRVVVFDLIQQRVVLSLPVPGGAVDLAYHQGWVYGLSPQPPQLWKLSANRGMRLLPVSLVGVDAPARLAFSHDGRLFVLGRAHTVDASLHELGRPRQWRASPLAITLGSGKPLAWASDIVAIGHDDRTRLVIARRPNEDLLQLDIGGVPYGLVEPLQARGYDGMGIVAAPDGRIAYWTDKGVRHAVAARVKYQSPGRVISFRLDSGSYQTVWGRVLLDACLPPNTEIRVQGIVGDDDEDVEDRIGRDPPVSSMPVVPLEAEATPMPQQIDVPDPASLGGPVIRRSDGSEQPWLQADDQFATYEAAVPAKAGRYLWLVIDLIGTSRATPKIRTIRAEHPGHDWLRRLPKLYARHEAMRGFLQRFLTAPAGLHHDLASQHEHRHALLKPFSTPASILPWLAGWLGLSLDERWSDTARRTFIAEAMLLWRLRGTVWGIRRMLQIVTDRQIVIMEQFRTRGLGVVAGDGLGGQRAAVLGHGLRVGGPVGEAARSGDASVAVDSFRQHAHRFSVLILGELSPEQEAMVRHLLEQHRPAHTLYELCTIGAGMRIGRNLRVAMTSVIGHSGGFQPMQLGHSALGKDNLLGRPGSGLSLGNQTLGQGRLT, encoded by the coding sequence ATGGCTGCGCGCACCTACCCCGAAGCTGACTTTGCCATGATCACTGGTGCCGCCACTTGGTTGCGCTGCAGCTTTCAGCAGGCTGCGCTGATTGATGGCATTGTGCAATTGGGGTGGTCTGGCGACGCCACCCCTGGCGAGCCAGGGGCCATCAGCGATCCCCAAGGCGCGGGGCTGGCATTTGATCGCCATTGTCGGCTGTTTCATAGCCTACCTGCCGCGCAACGTGTCGAGCGGGTGCTATGGGGTGCATTCGACCCCTTGCATCCGCAACGGGTGCTGCCCACGGCTGAGGTGCTGGGCAGTGTGTCACCCCATCAGCATGGCGATTTCGCACCCCGGACCCCGCTGCTGCCTGGTTTCACGCCACGTGCATTGGCCTGCGATGAGCGCGATCATCTGTTCGTGCTCGACACCGCCGGGCAGCGGGTGGTGGTGTTCGATCTGATCCAGCAACGGGTGGTGTTGAGCCTGCCGGTGCCAGGCGGCGCGGTGGATCTCGCCTACCATCAGGGCTGGGTCTATGGTCTGTCACCACAGCCGCCGCAGCTGTGGAAACTGTCCGCCAACCGCGGAATGCGGCTCCTGCCGGTGAGTCTGGTCGGGGTGGATGCCCCCGCCCGGCTGGCCTTTTCTCACGATGGTCGCTTGTTCGTGCTGGGGCGTGCGCACACCGTGGATGCATCGCTCCACGAGCTGGGCAGGCCACGGCAGTGGCGGGCCAGCCCGTTGGCCATCACGCTGGGTAGTGGCAAGCCGCTGGCATGGGCATCCGATATCGTGGCGATCGGTCATGACGACCGGACGCGTTTGGTGATTGCACGGCGCCCCAATGAAGACTTGCTGCAGCTGGACATCGGCGGGGTACCCTATGGCCTGGTCGAGCCGCTGCAGGCACGCGGCTACGATGGCATGGGCATTGTCGCCGCGCCCGATGGCCGTATCGCCTATTGGACAGACAAAGGTGTGCGCCACGCGGTGGCGGCGCGGGTGAAGTATCAAAGCCCTGGTCGGGTGATCAGCTTCCGACTCGACAGCGGCAGCTATCAGACCGTCTGGGGGCGGGTGCTGCTGGATGCCTGTCTGCCGCCCAATACCGAGATCCGGGTGCAGGGGATCGTTGGTGATGACGATGAAGATGTCGAAGACCGTATCGGTCGAGATCCGCCGGTGTCCAGCATGCCGGTGGTGCCGCTAGAGGCGGAGGCCACGCCGATGCCACAGCAGATCGATGTGCCCGACCCAGCCAGCCTGGGTGGGCCGGTGATCCGCCGCAGCGATGGCAGCGAGCAGCCCTGGCTGCAGGCGGATGACCAATTCGCCACCTATGAGGCTGCCGTGCCAGCCAAGGCGGGGCGCTATCTGTGGTTGGTGATCGACCTGATCGGCACATCGCGTGCGACACCGAAGATCCGTACCATCCGCGCCGAGCACCCCGGCCATGACTGGCTGCGCCGCCTGCCCAAGCTGTACGCCCGCCACGAAGCCATGCGGGGATTCCTGCAGCGATTCCTGACAGCACCGGCGGGGCTTCACCATGATCTGGCCAGCCAGCACGAACACCGGCACGCGCTGCTGAAGCCCTTCAGCACCCCAGCCAGCATCCTGCCGTGGCTGGCGGGCTGGTTGGGGCTGAGCCTGGATGAACGGTGGTCAGACACCGCGCGCCGCACCTTCATTGCCGAGGCCATGCTGCTGTGGCGCCTACGGGGCACGGTGTGGGGCATCCGCCGCATGCTGCAGATTGTCACCGATCGTCAGATCGTGATCATGGAGCAGTTTCGCACCCGTGGACTAGGGGTGGTGGCTGGTGATGGCCTGGGGGGGCAGCGCGCAGCCGTGCTGGGCCATGGTCTGCGGGTGGGTGGGCCGGTGGGCGAGGCCGCCCGGTCAGGTGACGCGAGCGTGGCGGTGGACAGTTTCCGTCAGCACGCCCATCGATTCAGCGTGTTGATTCTGGGCGAGCTGAGCCCAGAGCAGGAGGCCATGGTGCGCCATCTTCTGGAACAACACCGGCCAGCCCATACCCTGTACGAGTTATGCACCATCGGCGCGGGCATGCGCATCGGGCGTAACCTGCGAGTGGCCATGACCTCGGTGATCGGCCACAGTGGCGGCTTCCAGCCTATGCAGCTTGGGCACTCGGCCTTGGGCAAGGACAACCTGCTGGGCCGCCCTGGCAGCGGGCTCAGCCTGGGTAATCAAACCCTGGGCCAGGGGAGGCTGACATGA